The Devosia sp. A16 genome includes a window with the following:
- the deoD gene encoding purine-nucleoside phosphorylase → MTPHNHAKPGDYAEAVLLPGDPLRAKWIAENFFEDAKLVNSVRNCLGYTGNWKGKPVSVQATGMGQASLSIYVHELINVYGLKTLIRVGTCGGLNAKVKVRDLIIAQGATTDSAIVRDAFAPFNFAPIADFALLRDSVERAEKAGMRYHVGNMLSSDIFYHIEPGLTGYGRLPAHGILGVEMEAAALYTLAARFERQALAICTMTDCLITHAELSAEDRQSSLREMITLALDTAVGA, encoded by the coding sequence ATGACCCCGCACAATCACGCCAAGCCCGGTGACTATGCCGAAGCGGTGCTGCTGCCTGGCGACCCGCTGCGCGCCAAATGGATTGCCGAGAATTTCTTCGAGGATGCCAAGCTGGTGAACTCGGTGCGCAACTGCCTCGGTTACACCGGCAACTGGAAGGGCAAGCCCGTCTCGGTGCAGGCGACCGGCATGGGGCAGGCGTCGCTGTCGATCTACGTGCACGAGCTGATCAACGTCTACGGGCTCAAGACGCTGATCCGCGTCGGCACCTGCGGCGGGCTCAATGCCAAGGTGAAGGTGCGTGACCTGATCATCGCGCAGGGCGCGACGACCGATTCGGCCATCGTGCGCGATGCCTTCGCGCCATTCAATTTCGCCCCGATCGCCGATTTCGCGCTGCTGCGCGACAGCGTTGAGCGAGCCGAGAAAGCCGGCATGCGCTACCACGTGGGCAATATGCTCTCGTCCGACATCTTCTATCACATCGAGCCCGGCCTCACCGGGTACGGCCGGTTGCCGGCGCACGGCATTCTCGGGGTCGAGATGGAAGCGGCGGCGCTCTACACCCTGGCGGCGCGGTTCGAACGCCAGGCGCTCGCCATCTGCACGATGACCGATTGCCTGATCACCCACGCCGAACTCAGCGCCGAGGACCGGCAGTCGTCGCTGCGCGAGATGATCACCCTGGCGCTCGATACGGCGGTCGGAGCTTGA